Proteins from one Camelina sativa cultivar DH55 chromosome 8, Cs, whole genome shotgun sequence genomic window:
- the LOC104708402 gene encoding uncharacterized protein LOC104708402: protein MSNVLLSPNGYVFASPKPLVRFLNPKSGGRKLLVSVVRASSDDADCNAEECAPEKEVGTVSMEWLAGEKTKVVGTFPPRKPRGWTGYVEKDTAGQTNVYSIEPAVYVAESAISSGTAGSSSDGAENTAAIVAGIALIAIASASSILLQVGKEPPSRPKPVDYSGPSLSYYINKFKTSEILAPSVIDAPPVAEQETSLPETPPVAQQEPSLPETMASDAQPEASSVPTSSAS, encoded by the exons ATGTCGAACGTTTTGCTATCCCCAAACGGCTACGTCTTTGCATCCCCCAAACCTCTTGTCAGATTCCTCAATCCAAAGTCCGGTGGACGGAAACTTCTCGTCTCCGTCGTCAGAGCTTCTTCCGATGATGCTGATTGTAATGCCGAAGAATGTGCTCCCGAGAAAGAG GTTGGAACTGTGAGTATGGAATGGTTAGCTGGAGAGAAGACTAAAGTGGTGGGAACATTCCCACCTCGGAAGCCTCGTGGTTGGACTGGCTATGTTGAGAAAGATACTGCTGGTCAGACTAATGTTTACTCTATTGAG CCTGCAGTATATGTTGCAGAGAGCGCGATAAGCTCAGGTACTGCAGGATCTTCATCTGATGGGGCTGAGAACACAGCAGCAATCGTAGCAGGCATTGCCCTTATCGCAATCGCTTCAGCTTCCTCTATACTCCTCCAAGTCGGCAAAGAGCCCCCGTCTCGACCAAAACCAGTGGATTACAGTGGTCCGTCTCTTAGCTACTACATCAACAAGTTCAAGACTTCAGAAATTCTTGCCCCCTCCGTCATAGACGCTCCGCCAGTGGCCGAGCAAGAAACCTCACTACCAGAAACTCCACCGGTGGCTCAGCAAGAACCCTCACTGCCGGAAACTATGGCCAGTGACGCTCAGCCGGAGGCGTCTTCTGTTCCAACAAGTAGTGCCTCTTAG
- the LOC104708403 gene encoding cytosolic sulfotransferase 15-like produces MKPTAPLFSSLFSSSIKGISLSCILRYYINSQLPHEILHQNTQSFHLLRDTYLIYIHHKEKETMATSSVKTIPMAIPSFSMCHKLELLKETKRPDPKHGGDDEALSYEFQEMLDSLPKERGWRTRYLYLFQGFWCQAKEIQAIMSFQKHFRSLPNDVVLATIPKSGTTWLKALTFTILNRHRFDPVSSTTNHPLLTSNPHDLVPFFEYKLYANGAVPDLSGLARPRTFATHVPFGSLKDSIEEPGVKVVYLCRNPFDTFISSWHFINNIKSESVSPVSLDEGFDLYCQGVIGFGPFWEHMLGYYRESLKRPEKVFFLKYEDLKEDIETNLKKLGSFLGLPFTKEDERKGVVKAIADLCSFENLKKLEVNKSKKSIKNFENRFLFRKGEVSDWVNYLSPSQVERLSALVDDKLGGSGLTFRFS; encoded by the coding sequence ATGAAGCCTACtgctcctctcttctcttctctcttctcttcttctatcaAAGGCATCTCTCTCTCATGCATTTTGCGTTATTATATAAACAGCCAACTTCCTCACGAAATCTtacaccaaaacacacaaagctTCCATTTATTAAGAGatacatatttaatatatattcatcacAAGGAGAAAGAAACAATGGCAACTTCAAGCGTGAAGACGATTCCAATGGCGATCCCAAGCTTCTCCATGTGCCACAAGCTCGAGCTTCTCAAGGAAACCAAAAGACCCGACCCGAAACACGGAGGAGATGATGAAGCGCTAAGCTACGAGTTCCAAGAGATGTTGGACTCTCTTCCAAAGGAGAGGGGATGGAGAACTCGTTACCTTTACCTGTTCCAAGGGTTTTGGTGCCAAGCCAAGGAGATTCAAGCTATCATGTCCTTCCAAAAACATTTCCGGTCCCTTCCTAACGACGTCGTTCTCGCTACCATACCTAAATCCGGTACTACCTGGTTAAAAGCTTTAACATTTACCATCCTTAACCGTCaccggtttgatccggtttccTCAACCACCAACCACCCTCTTCTCACATCCAACCCTCATGACCTCGTACCTTTCTTCGAGTACAAGCTTTACGCGAACGGAGCTGTTCCCGATCTTTCGGGTCTGGCTAGACCCAGAACATTCGCAACCCACGTCCCTTTCGGTTCCCTCAAGGATTCGATCGAGGAACCTGGTGTGAAGGTCGTGTACTTGTGCCGGAACCCGTTTGACACATTCATCTCCTCGTGGCATTTTatcaacaacatcaaatccgAGTCAGTGAGCCCAGTCTCGTTAGATGAAGGGTTTGATCTGTACTGCCAAGGAGTGATCGGGTTTGGCCCGTTCTGGGAACACATGTTGGGGTACTATAGAGAGAGCTTAAAGAGACCAGAGAAAGTGTTCTTTCTAAAATACGAGGATCTCAAAGAAGACATCGAGACCAACTTGAAGAAGCTTGGAAGTTTCTTGGGACTTCCTTTCACCAAAGAAGATGAACGAAAGGGAGTTGTGAAGGCTATCGCTGACCTATGTAGCTTCGAGAATCTGAAGAAGTTGGAAGTGAACAAGTCAAAGAAATCGATCAAGAACTTTGAGAACCGATTCTTGTTTAGGAAAGGAGAAGTGAGTGATTGGGTTAACTATTTGTCGCCTTCACAAGTGGAAAGATTGTCAGCCTTGGTGGATGACAAGTTAGGTGGATCTGGTCTCACATTCAGGTTTAGCTAA
- the LOC104709897 gene encoding uncharacterized protein LOC104709897 — protein sequence MPTPMEVHPPLAELDASQTPESSSSSVDNQAVIPHTTSGSASSNSWGAGDWRSPIWAYLQKGELPADKWAARKLKIVSARYCVYNGILLRRSVVGPYLTCVAGKESAMLMRAVHDGPNGNHSGVPKARPVDPPAYRAPVFGVCTLPIHEMVYGHHWSIASGTRRSSVRARSYQWVEAVAYVKVTSEELEQFVLKSIIYRYGVPREIVTDNGPQFISSKFEEFCTKWKIRLNKSPPRYPQGNGQAEAMNKVILANLKKRLDSRKGRWPDELQGVLWAIRTTPRRATNETPFSLVYGVDAVVPADIEVPGVRTSLNPFRAEENEEFLQDTLDTINERRDQALVWIQNYQNAVARYYNSKIRGRPLAVGDLVLQKVHENTEELNAGKLGINWEGPYRITREVRNGVYQLEDSEGKTVPRSWNSLHLKLFYS from the exons ATGCCTACTCCGATGGAAGTTCACCCACCTCTGGCCGAACTAGACGCGAGTCAAACTCCGGAATCGTCGAGCTCATCAGTTGACAATCAAGCTGTTATCCCACATACTACTTCGGGCAGTGCGAGTTCTAACAGCTGGGGGGCAGGCGATTGGCGGAGCCCGATCTGGGCTTACTTGCAAAAAGGTGAACTCCCAGCTGACAAATGGGCGGCCAGGAAACTCAAGATTGTCAGTGCGCGGTATTGCGTCTACAACGGAATACTCTTACGCCGAAGTGTAGTTGGTCCTTATCTAACATGTGTTGCCGGTAAAGAGTCCGCGATGCTAATGCGAGCTGTTCATGACGGTCCCAATGGGAATCACTCCGGAG TGCCAAAAGCACGCCCTGTCGATCCACCAGCCTACCGAGCTCCTGTCTTCGGTGTCTGCACCTTACCCATTCATGAGATGGTCTATGGACATCATTGGTCCATTGCATCGGGAACCAGGAGGAGTTCAGTACGTGCTCGCTCTTACCAATGGGTGGAGGCAGTGGCCTACGTTAAGGTAACAAGTGAAGAATTGGAGCAGTTCGTGCTGAAAAGTATAATTTATCGCTACGGTGTTCCCCGCGAAATCGTCACGGACAATGGTCCACAGTTCATCTCCTCGAAGTTCGAAGAGTTCTGCACGAAGTGGAAGATTCGACTCAATAAGTCACCTCCTCGTTACCCGCAAGGTAATGGGCAAGCCGAGGCGATGAATAAGGTCATTCTTGCTAACTTGAAGAAACGGCTCGATTCTCGCAAAGGGCGCTGGCCAGACGAACTGCAAGGCGTTCTTTGGGCAATTCGTACAACACCTCGCCGGGCCACTAATGAAACACCTTTCTCCCTGGTTTACGGAGTTGATGCCGTAGTCCCAGCTGACATAGAGGTCCCTGGAGTCCGTACCTCACTGAACCCATTCCGAGCTGAGGAAAATGAGGAATTCCTACAGGATACTCTCGACACAATCAATGAGCGTCGGGACCAGGCCTTAGTTTGGATCCAGAATTACCAGAACGCAGTAGCTCGGTACTATAACTCCAAAATCCGAGGCAGACCCTTGGCAGTTGGCGACCTAGTCCTCCAAAAAGTCCACGAGAACACCGAGGAGCTCAATGCAGGGAAGCTGGGAATTAACTGGGAAGGACCGTACAGAATTACTCGCGAGGTGCGAAACGGGGTGTATCAGCTCGAGGATTCAGAGGGAAAAACAGTCCCGAGGTCCTGGAATTCCTTACACCTTAAACTCTTTTACAGTTAA
- the LOC104709898 gene encoding uncharacterized protein LOC104709898 has protein sequence MGKNFLWDAKCEESFAQLKAYLSEPSVLAKPEFGEPLFLYVAVSDSAVSGVLVREERGEQRPIYYVSKSFTGAESRCPMMEKLALAVVSSVRKLRPYFQSHRIIILTTQPLRTVLHSPSESGRLAKWYVELSEYDIEFRTRTCAKAQVLADFLIALPLASSISDNVEVPWTLYVDGASSRSGAGIGVRLTSPTGEVIEQSFRLAFSASNNEAEYESFLAGLRLAVGIGVRRLRAFCDSQLVTNQFLGEYETKDGRMEAYLSTARELVAKFEDFEITKIPRSENSAADALASLASTSDPAMTRIIPVEVIQFPSIRLESSNVVTRLVTNQFLGEYETKDGRMEAYLSTARELVAKFEDFEITKIPRSENSGQ, from the exons ATGGGAAAAAACTTCTTATGGGATGCGAAGTGCGAAGAGTCGTTCGCTCAGCTCAAagcctatctatctgaaccgtCGGTCTTGGCTAAGCCCGAGTTCGGTGAGCCACTCTTTCTTTACGTAGCTGTCTCGGACAGTGCAGTCAGCGGAGTCTTGGTTCGGGAGGAAAGGGGGGAGCAACGACCAATTTACTATGTCAGTAAGTCATTTACTGGGGCGGAGTCCAGGTGCCCTATGATGGAGAAATTGGCCCTAGCAGTTGTCTCTTCGGTAAGAAAGCTGCGACCTTACTTCCAGTCCCATAGAATCATAATCCTGACGACGCAACCACTTCGGACGGTATTACATAGTCCAAGCGAGTCCGGGAGACTAGCTAAATGGTATGTCGAGTTGAGTGAATACGACATCGAGTTTCGGACTCGAACCTGTGCTAAGGCGCAAGTGCTGGCCGATTTTTTGATTGCACTCCCACTAGCCTCTTCAATTAGCGACAATGTTGAAGTCCCGTGGACGTTGTATGTTGACGGCGCTTCTTCCAGATCGGGAGCAGGAATTGGGGTCCGCCTCACTTCTCCTACTGGCGAAGTAATCGAGCAGTCATTTCGCTTGGCTTTCAGCGCGTCAAACAATGAAGCCGAGTATGAATCTTTCCTTGCTGGTTTACGCCTCGCAGTAGGGATTGGTGTCCGACGACTCCGAGCTTTTTGCGATtcgcagctggtcaccaaccagtttTTGGGGGAGTACGAAACAAAGGATGGTCGTATGGAGGCTTATTTGTCCACAGCTCGAGAGTTAGTCGCTAAATTCGAGGATtttgaaatcactaagatcccGCGAAGTGAAAACTCCGCTGCGGACGCTTTAGCATCTCTGGCATCCACTTCGGATCCTGCGATGACTAGGATTATCCCCGTTGAAGTCATCCAGTTTCCAAGCATCCGTCTAGAGAGCTCGAATGTCGTCACCCGG ctggtcaccaaccagtttTTGGGGGAGTACGAAACAAAGGATGGTCGTATGGAGGCTTATTTGTCCACAGCTCGAGAGTTAGTCGCTAAATTCGAGGATtttgaaatcactaagatcccGCGAAGTGAAAACTCCGGGCAATGA